The Streptomyces sp. 11x1 genomic sequence CGCTGTCGGACGCGGTCCGCAGCCCGGGCATCGGCGCCGACATGTGGATCATGGGTCTGGCCTTCTCCGGCTTCGGCACGATCCTCGGCTCGGTCAACTTCATCACCACGATCATCTGTATGCGCGCGCCCGGCATGACGATGTTCCGCATGCCGATCTTCACCTGGAACGTGCTGCTGACCGGTGTCCTGGTCCTGCTCGCCTTCCCGGTCCTCGCGGCCGCGCTGTTCGCCCTGGAGGCGGACCGCAAGTTCGGCGCGCACATCTTCGACCCGGCCAACGGCGGCGCGCTGCTCTGGCAACACCTCTTCTGGTTCTTCGGCCATCCAGAGGTGTACATCATCGCCCTGCCGTTCTTCGGCATCATCTCCGAGGTCATCCCGGTCTTCTCCCGCAAGCCGATGTTCGGCTACATGGGCCTGATCGGCGCGACCATCGCGATCGCCGGCCTCTCGGTCACGGTGTGGGCACACCACATGTACGTCACCGGTGGCGTGCTCCTTCCGTTCTTCTCCTTCATGACGTTCCTCATCGCCGTACCGACCGGCGTGAAGTTCTTCAACTGGATCGGAACGATGTGGAAGGGCTCGCTGTCCTTCGAGACACCGATGCTCTGGGCGACCGGCTTCCTGATCACCTTCACCTTCGGTGGTCTGACCGGTGTCATCCTGGCCTCGCCCCCGATGGACTTCCACGTCTCCGACTCGTACTTCGTGGTGGCGCACTTCCACTACGTCGTCTTCGGCACCGTGGTGTTCGCGATGTTCTCCGGCTTCCACTTCTGGTGGCCGAAGATGACGGGCAAGATGCTCGACGAGCGTCTCGGCAAGATCACCTTCTGGACGCTGTTCATCGGCTTCCACGGCACCTTCCTCGTCCAGCACTGGCTGGGCGCCGAGGGCATGCCGCGCCGGTACGCGGACTACCTCGCGGCCGACGGCTTCACCGCGCTCAACACGATCTCCACGATCGCCTCGTTCGTGCTCGGTCTGTCGATCCTGCCGT encodes the following:
- the ctaD gene encoding cytochrome c oxidase subunit I gives rise to the protein MSIVNEPQGTAADEGSYEDELPVRRKQPGNVVVKWLTTTDHKTIGTLYLVTSFAFFCIGGVMALFMRAELARPGTQIMSNEQFNQAFTMHGTIMLLMFATPLFAGFANWIMPLQIGAPDVAFPRLNMFAYWLYLFGSLIAVGGFLTPQGAADFGWFAYSPLSDAVRSPGIGADMWIMGLAFSGFGTILGSVNFITTIICMRAPGMTMFRMPIFTWNVLLTGVLVLLAFPVLAAALFALEADRKFGAHIFDPANGGALLWQHLFWFFGHPEVYIIALPFFGIISEVIPVFSRKPMFGYMGLIGATIAIAGLSVTVWAHHMYVTGGVLLPFFSFMTFLIAVPTGVKFFNWIGTMWKGSLSFETPMLWATGFLITFTFGGLTGVILASPPMDFHVSDSYFVVAHFHYVVFGTVVFAMFSGFHFWWPKMTGKMLDERLGKITFWTLFIGFHGTFLVQHWLGAEGMPRRYADYLAADGFTALNTISTIASFVLGLSILPFLYNVWKTAKYGKPVGVDDPWGYGRSLEWATSCPPPRHNFLTLPRIRSESPAFDLHHPEIAALEQLAHGGPAAGELAASGKEAGK